The Vairimorpha necatrix chromosome 1, complete sequence genome contains a region encoding:
- a CDS encoding DNA replication complex GINS protein PSF3 yields MVSSFLENINTQEIKIRVFFKHKIENFGFLVSETYKDIEAGTKVDVPLYIAQFLIENNHCTLVNPILSEETENDLKANSSIINLNSLYKEFYKFIVNFKSNDFVLNIMFSRYTILYKLILKEQLDEDDVFMLDNSEKKIIKMARKKYLMYREYFIKS; encoded by the coding sequence ATGGTGTCGTCCTtcttagaaaatataaacactcaagaaataaaaataagagtcttttttaaacataaaatagaaaatttcGGATTTCTTGTAAGTGAAACATATAAAGACATAGAAGCCGGAACTAAGGTCGATGTTCCACTGTACATTGCTCAATTTctaatagaaaataatcATTGCACACTTGTCAATCCAATCCTTTCAGAGGAAACTGAAAACGATTTGAAAGCCAACTCGTCAATAATTAATCTGAATTCTCTATACAAagaattttacaaatttattgtaaatttcaAATCTAATGATTTTGTTCtaaatattatgttttCGAGGTATACTAtactttataaattgatACTTAAAGAACAACTTGATGAAGATGACGTATTTATGTTAGACAATagtgaaaaaaaaattataaagatggcaaggaaaaaatatttaatgtacagggaatattttataaaaagttga